In Flammeovirgaceae bacterium 311, one DNA window encodes the following:
- a CDS encoding hypothetical protein (COG1396 Predicted transcriptional regulators): MEKQSLSKNLVYQRKLKGYSQEKLAELSGVTVRTIQRIERGDVNSHMNTLKLLADALEIDIQELLPLENPKEEAIQTKWLLLMHGVPLLGSLLPLINILLPIFLWIHKREDNPIYDRHGRAVINFQLTITLLFLLGLIGFFVFPLMGEGAGVLFSIFGIYFGAIIFNIVFIVLNIFLVLTSRRKFYPIAIPFIRRSVVAKA; encoded by the coding sequence ATGGAAAAGCAATCATTATCGAAAAATCTGGTATACCAGCGGAAGCTTAAAGGCTACAGCCAGGAAAAGCTGGCTGAACTATCGGGCGTCACCGTCAGAACCATTCAGCGGATTGAGCGTGGCGACGTGAATTCCCACATGAACACTCTTAAGCTATTGGCCGATGCACTTGAGATAGATATACAAGAGCTGTTGCCGCTGGAAAACCCTAAAGAAGAGGCCATCCAAACCAAGTGGCTGCTCTTAATGCATGGCGTACCCCTGCTCGGTTCGCTTCTTCCCCTCATCAATATTCTGCTACCTATATTTCTCTGGATTCACAAAAGGGAAGATAACCCAATCTACGACAGGCACGGCCGCGCTGTTATTAACTTTCAGCTTACCATTACGCTGCTGTTTTTATTAGGGCTAATTGGTTTCTTTGTTTTCCCACTAATGGGAGAGGGTGCCGGGGTGCTTTTTTCAATCTTTGGCATTTACTTTGGTGCTATCATTTTCAACATTGTCTTTATTGTGCTGAACATCTTCCTGGTGCTCACCAGCAGGCGCAAGTTTTATCCCATTGCAATTCCTTTCATCCGGAGGTCTGTAGTTGCCAAAGCATAG
- a CDS encoding transcriptional regulator (COG3682 Predicted transcriptional regulator): MQILWDIKKGFVKDVIERLSPPEPPYNTISSLIRLLEKKGFVGHTAYGKTHEYYPLISKAAYRRFTFKQYIANYFEGSPDKVVSFMVKEENLSPEEIRKMLDLLEKDNENS, translated from the coding sequence ATGCAAATCCTGTGGGATATCAAAAAAGGATTTGTGAAAGATGTTATTGAACGGTTGTCTCCCCCGGAGCCTCCCTACAATACCATCTCCTCCCTGATTCGCCTGCTGGAAAAAAAAGGTTTTGTAGGCCACACCGCCTACGGCAAAACCCATGAGTATTATCCTCTTATTTCCAAAGCCGCCTACCGGAGGTTTACTTTTAAACAATACATTGCCAATTACTTCGAAGGCTCACCGGATAAGGTAGTATCCTTTATGGTGAAGGAAGAAAACCTTAGTCCGGAAGAAATCCGGAAGATGCTGGACCTCCTGGAGAAAGATAATGAAAACTCATAA
- a CDS encoding surface antigen variable number repeat-containing protein (COG4219 Antirepressor regulating drug resistance, predicted signal transduction N-terminal membrane component) — protein sequence MLSSFFIYLAEVSVSIAAFALAYHLAFRRLTHFQWNRGYLIGSLLLSTTIPLLPLPAALSSLGLAASPVADTFRLNLEGVGGAAAAGGLLPADGDTTAGTPLPYYSIGLLLLGLYSLGCLYKAGQLMQNLRSIYQLIRNNHQLSREGYTLIHTPENGAPFSFMHYIFLNRNIKALSEEEQAQVLQHEQVHVAQRHTLDLLLFELAGIFFWFHPAVYYLSMQIREVHEYQVDAAVSRSSDVRSYGVLLIKLASQQPALPILNTFSSKQIVNRISMLKQPKSSPVQKFKFLLALPVLALTMLLCAFTGNKDQASTTTFANSTDATAAALAPAEVPIRKITWIGNKAYSTAELNKALGVQKGDLYNKEAFNNRLNYNPDGSDVSSLYMDNGYLFFSVTPKEVFTDNGVELVLTVEEGPQATIGKVTVNGNTKIATDGLLEKINIRPGELFSRSKIIKAQQAIVQTGYFNPETIGINPVPNIEAGTVDIAFSVEEI from the coding sequence ATGCTTAGCAGTTTCTTTATATATCTGGCAGAGGTGAGTGTAAGTATAGCGGCATTTGCACTGGCTTATCACCTGGCATTTCGCAGGCTCACCCATTTTCAATGGAACAGGGGGTACCTGATTGGCAGTCTGCTGCTTAGCACTACCATTCCGCTGCTGCCCCTGCCGGCCGCGCTCTCCAGCCTGGGTTTGGCTGCATCGCCTGTGGCAGATACTTTCAGGCTCAATCTTGAAGGGGTCGGTGGAGCTGCTGCTGCGGGAGGCCTTTTGCCGGCTGATGGAGACACCACCGCAGGTACTCCCCTGCCCTATTACAGCATTGGTCTGCTGTTGCTGGGACTGTATAGCCTGGGCTGCCTGTACAAAGCGGGGCAGTTAATGCAAAATTTGCGCAGCATTTACCAGCTGATCCGTAACAACCACCAGCTCAGCAGGGAGGGTTACACACTGATCCATACGCCTGAAAATGGAGCTCCTTTTTCATTCATGCACTACATTTTTCTTAACAGAAACATAAAAGCGCTTTCGGAAGAAGAGCAGGCACAGGTGCTGCAGCACGAGCAGGTGCATGTTGCCCAACGGCATACGCTGGACCTGCTGCTGTTTGAGCTGGCAGGCATTTTTTTCTGGTTCCACCCTGCTGTGTACTACCTCAGCATGCAAATTCGGGAGGTGCACGAATACCAGGTAGATGCAGCCGTTAGCCGCAGCAGTGATGTCAGAAGTTATGGAGTGCTGCTCATCAAGCTGGCCTCCCAACAGCCTGCCCTGCCCATCCTGAATACTTTTTCATCCAAACAGATCGTAAACAGAATCTCTATGCTCAAACAACCAAAATCAAGTCCTGTGCAAAAGTTTAAATTTTTACTTGCCCTGCCTGTATTGGCACTTACGATGCTCCTATGTGCTTTTACAGGAAATAAAGATCAAGCCTCTACCACCACATTCGCCAACAGCACAGATGCTACCGCAGCTGCTTTAGCACCTGCAGAGGTACCTATCCGGAAAATCACCTGGATAGGAAATAAGGCCTATTCAACTGCTGAATTGAACAAAGCACTGGGTGTTCAGAAAGGCGATTTATATAACAAAGAAGCATTTAATAACCGGTTAAATTACAATCCTGATGGTTCTGATGTTTCTTCCTTGTATATGGACAATGGCTATCTGTTTTTCAGTGTTACACCAAAAGAAGTATTTACTGATAATGGCGTAGAGCTGGTGCTAACAGTAGAAGAAGGACCACAGGCAACAATAGGTAAGGTAACTGTAAACGGTAATACAAAAATAGCCACTGATGGCTTGCTGGAGAAGATCAACATCAGGCCCGGAGAGCTGTTCAGCCGTTCAAAAATCATCAAAGCACAACAGGCTATTGTACAAACAGGCTATTTTAATCCTGAAACGATAGGCATCAACCCTG